In Devosia sp. XK-2, one DNA window encodes the following:
- a CDS encoding TRAP transporter large permease subunit, which yields MEPIILFIMVLTLLFLGVPIAVALGLSSVLTIAIFSSDSMSSVALQLFSASQNYTLLAIPFFILASTFMSTGGVARRIIRLAVASVGHFRGGLAMASVLACMMFAALSGSSPATVVAIGTIAIAAMRQVGYSRQFSAGIIANAGTLGILIPPSIVMVVYATATNVSVGRMFLAGILPGLVAGLMLMIAIYIVARRRNLPSETWKGFGEVLAAGKDAGWGLFLIFIIIGGIYGGAFTPTEAASVAAVYSVLVALFVYRDMGPLKGMPWIPEGADARTVTGFKAGVYALAIFVVWMITSFFFLGSLGTATRTQIGLILAVVTLLGYPYARQQPSPLTFVAGLPVWGYNLALIARRFVPALFHGDTNKALVDSAKTTVMLMFIIVNALLFAHTLTAERIPQTITEWMLGAGFNWFTFLIAVNVLLLIGGQFMEPSGLLLIVAPVVFPIAMELGIDPIHLGIIMVVNMEIGMVTPPIGLNLFVTSGITGMSLAQVVRAAMPFVAVLLIFLIMVTYIPALSTLVPYAMMGPEIIIGR from the coding sequence ATGGAGCCCATTATTCTGTTCATCATGGTGCTGACGCTCCTGTTCCTGGGCGTGCCGATTGCGGTCGCCCTTGGTCTCTCGAGCGTTTTGACGATCGCCATTTTCTCCTCGGACAGCATGTCCTCGGTGGCGTTGCAGCTCTTTTCGGCCTCGCAGAACTATACGCTTTTGGCCATTCCCTTCTTCATTCTTGCCTCCACCTTCATGTCGACCGGCGGCGTGGCGCGGCGCATCATCCGGCTCGCCGTGGCCAGTGTGGGCCACTTCCGCGGTGGCCTGGCCATGGCCTCGGTGCTCGCCTGCATGATGTTTGCGGCCCTGTCCGGCTCCTCGCCGGCCACCGTGGTGGCCATCGGCACCATTGCCATTGCCGCCATGCGCCAGGTGGGCTATTCGCGCCAGTTCTCGGCCGGCATTATCGCGAATGCCGGCACGCTGGGCATTCTCATCCCTCCCTCCATTGTCATGGTGGTCTATGCGACCGCCACCAATGTGTCGGTGGGCCGCATGTTCCTCGCCGGCATTCTGCCCGGTCTTGTTGCCGGCCTGATGCTGATGATTGCCATTTACATCGTCGCGCGCCGCCGCAATCTGCCATCCGAAACCTGGAAGGGTTTTGGTGAGGTTCTGGCTGCGGGCAAGGATGCCGGTTGGGGCCTGTTCCTGATCTTCATCATCATTGGCGGCATTTACGGCGGCGCCTTCACGCCAACCGAGGCCGCGTCGGTCGCGGCAGTCTATTCGGTGCTGGTGGCCCTGTTCGTCTATCGCGACATGGGACCGCTCAAGGGCATGCCATGGATCCCCGAAGGGGCTGATGCGCGCACGGTCACAGGGTTCAAGGCCGGCGTCTATGCGCTCGCCATCTTCGTGGTGTGGATGATCACGTCCTTCTTCTTCCTGGGCAGCCTGGGCACCGCGACGCGCACCCAGATCGGCCTGATCCTCGCCGTGGTCACGCTTCTGGGCTATCCCTATGCGCGGCAGCAGCCGAGCCCCCTGACCTTCGTCGCGGGCCTCCCGGTCTGGGGCTATAATCTGGCCCTTATCGCCCGGCGCTTTGTGCCGGCGCTCTTCCATGGCGACACCAACAAGGCCCTGGTGGACAGCGCCAAGACCACCGTCATGCTGATGTTCATCATCGTCAATGCGCTGCTCTTTGCCCATACACTGACGGCCGAACGCATCCCGCAGACGATCACCGAATGGATGCTGGGGGCGGGCTTTAACTGGTTCACCTTCCTGATTGCGGTCAATGTGCTGCTGCTGATCGGCGGCCAGTTCATGGAGCCCTCGGGCCTGCTGCTCATCGTGGCGCCGGTGGTCTTCCCCATCGCCATGGAACTGGGCATCGATCCGATCCATCTTGGGATCATCATGGTGGTCAATATGGAGATCGGCATGGTGACACCGCCCATTGGGCTCAATCTCTTCGTGACCTCGGGGATAACCGGAATGAGCCTGGCGCAGGTGGTGCGCGCGGCCATGCCATTTGTCGCGGTCTTGCTGATCTTCCTGATAATGGTGACCTATATCCCGGCGCTTTCCACCCTGGTGCCCTACGCCATGATGGGTCCCGAGATCATCATCGGCCGCTAG
- a CDS encoding TRAP transporter small permease, with translation MVVMVAVLLGALFLAERVWPKAVTRLEEGILAVLISALTLVSFTQVVMRYGFGTGWGGALEFTRILFAWLILFGMSYAIKINSHLGVDIVLQVLPGRLSRLLAVVAALLCVLYAVILLHANWLQIFGIGAKGGAIEYWAKMFKVGIGLDDLRYPDWAQETFGLQERVQRWIAYLILPLGLALFAYRSLQAAIDIARGRRQYIISSHEAEELVAENRDAVRD, from the coding sequence ATGGTCGTGATGGTGGCAGTGCTTCTGGGAGCACTGTTTTTAGCCGAGCGGGTCTGGCCAAAGGCCGTGACCCGGCTCGAAGAGGGTATTCTGGCCGTGCTGATTTCGGCCCTGACCCTTGTCAGTTTCACCCAGGTGGTGATGCGCTATGGCTTCGGCACCGGCTGGGGCGGCGCACTTGAATTCACCCGGATCCTGTTCGCCTGGCTGATCCTGTTCGGCATGAGCTATGCCATCAAGATCAATTCGCATCTGGGCGTGGATATCGTGCTGCAGGTCCTGCCCGGCCGGCTGTCACGCCTATTGGCAGTCGTGGCTGCGCTCCTTTGCGTGCTCTATGCCGTCATCCTGCTCCACGCCAATTGGCTGCAGATCTTCGGTATCGGCGCCAAGGGTGGCGCCATCGAATATTGGGCCAAGATGTTCAAGGTCGGGATCGGGCTGGACGACCTGCGCTATCCCGATTGGGCGCAGGAGACCTTCGGCCTGCAGGAACGCGTGCAGCGCTGGATCGCCTATCTCATTCTGCCCCTGGGCCTGGCGCTATTCGCCTATCGCAGCCTCCAGGCCGCCATCGATATTGCCAGGGGCCGCCGCCAATACATCATTTCCAGCCACGAGGCCGAAGAGCTGGTGGCGGAAAACCGCGACGCGGTGAGGGACTGA
- a CDS encoding DctP family TRAP transporter solute-binding subunit: protein MKQFLAAAALVGAMAMGTQSAMAQCDDGEIVIKFAHVVAATGHPKGDAANLFAQRVNDEMNGTACMEVFPNSTLFDDDKVMEALLLGDVQLAAPSLSKFEAYTLKYRLFDLPFLFADLEAVSRFFATDTAKDLLLATEDVGYTGLGYWSSGLKQFSANKPLLLPSDGNGLKFRIQTSDVAEAMISAMGGSAQKLAFSEVYGALQTKVVDGQENTWSNIYTQKFFEVQDGITETNHQLLAYLLVTSTEWLDSLEPAVRDQFLKIAEEVTIAANDSVAAQEAKNRQNILDAGGTIRELTPEQRQAWVDAMKPVWGQFEEDIGAENIAAAEAANAM from the coding sequence ATGAAACAGTTTTTGGCCGCCGCCGCACTTGTTGGTGCAATGGCAATGGGCACCCAGTCAGCCATGGCACAGTGTGACGATGGCGAGATCGTCATCAAATTTGCCCATGTCGTGGCCGCCACCGGTCACCCCAAGGGCGATGCCGCAAACCTGTTCGCCCAGCGCGTCAACGACGAGATGAATGGCACTGCCTGCATGGAAGTGTTTCCCAACTCGACCCTGTTCGACGACGACAAGGTGATGGAAGCACTGCTGCTGGGCGATGTGCAGCTCGCGGCGCCCTCCCTCTCCAAATTCGAGGCCTATACGCTCAAATACCGCCTGTTCGACCTGCCATTCCTGTTTGCCGATCTCGAAGCAGTGTCCCGTTTCTTTGCCACCGACACCGCCAAGGACCTGCTGCTGGCGACCGAGGATGTGGGGTATACCGGGTTGGGTTACTGGTCCTCGGGCCTCAAGCAGTTCTCCGCCAACAAGCCTTTGCTGCTGCCCTCGGACGGCAATGGCCTCAAATTCCGTATCCAGACCTCGGACGTGGCCGAGGCCATGATCAGCGCCATGGGCGGTTCGGCCCAGAAGCTCGCCTTTTCCGAAGTCTATGGTGCGCTCCAGACCAAGGTCGTCGATGGCCAGGAAAACACCTGGTCGAACATCTACACCCAGAAGTTCTTCGAGGTGCAGGACGGCATCACCGAGACCAATCACCAATTGCTGGCCTATCTGCTGGTGACCTCGACCGAATGGCTCGACAGTCTCGAGCCGGCGGTGCGCGACCAGTTCCTCAAAATTGCCGAGGAAGTCACCATCGCCGCCAATGACAGCGTGGCGGCCCAGGAAGCCAAGAATCGCCAGAACATTCTCGATGCTGGCGGCACCATCCGCGAGCTGACGCCCGAGCAGCGCCAGGCCTGGGTCGATGCCATGAAGCCGGTCTGGGGCCAGTTCGAAGAGGATATCGGTGCTGAAAACATCGCCGCCGCGGAGGCTGCGAACGCCATGTAA